From the Triticum urartu cultivar G1812 chromosome 4, Tu2.1, whole genome shotgun sequence genome, the window CCTCGAAGATATCGAAGAACACGAAGGAGATGACTATAGTGAACCGAGGTGGGGGCAGAGACAAACTGACTCAGAATATGAACCGGATAAGATATGTCCGGACGAGTGACAGCGAGATAGACAAGACTGCCAACAAGATGACGATAACGCGTCGGATCAGGGAGAGGAGCACCATCAGTAGCACGGAGGTGAACattgagctccataggagtctcAACAACGCGCTCATCAGTAAGAGCAgcacgagcaagaagatcctgaatatacttttcctgggatataaaaaagccatcagaggtagaagagacttcaatcccaagaaagtagcgaagaggtccaagatcagacataagaaactgctcactaagacgggcctttacaaaggcaatatactcggggtcatcccccgtgatgatcatgtcatcaacataaagaAGAAGAAGTGTCCGACCACGAGGAGAAAGGTGAATAAACAATGCAGGATCATGAGCACTTGCTAAAAAACCAGCAGCAGTGATCACAGAGGCAAAGCGCTCAAACCAGGCGcggggggcttgcttaaggccatagagagagcgacgaagacgacataccatgccatcaggaacagaatacccaggtggtggctgcatgtacacctcctcacgcagctcaccattaagaaaggcaTTCTTAACATCAAGCTGAGATATAGACCAGTGGCGTGCAGAGGCAACGGCAAGAAGGGTACGAACAGTGGTCATatgagccacaggagcaaaagtctcatcataatcacgaccatgctcctgctgaaaaccacgagccacaagacgagctttgtgacgctcaagagaaccatcggagcgagtcttaaccttgtagacccacttacaagtgatcGGACGGACTCCAGGAGGAAGAGAAACAAGATCCCAAGTACCAGTGCGTTCAAGAGCAGCAATCTCCTCTGCCATCGCAAACTGCCATTCAGGATGAACAACAGCCTGACGGTAAGAAGTTGGCTCAAGAACAGCAGCACCAGCGGTGGGAAATCCAAAGCGATCAACAGGCGGACGAGGACGAGAACGCAAGCCATAGGTAGGCTGAGAAGAAGATGATGACCCATCCACAGAGGCATCAACTGGTCGTGGACGACGAGTGTAATGCTGAGGAAGAGATGGAATAATAGAAGGAGGAATCGGCAAGATAGAATCAGGGGGTGGCGACGAAGAAGTCACCGGAGATGAAGGTGTAGAATCCGGTGACAGACTGGGAGAGGAGACCGGGGAGAAAGTCACCGGAGATGAGGGTGGAGAACCCGGTGACATGCTAGGCTGCAAGTCAACTAGATGTGGAGAAGGAGAGGAAGTGGAACGGAGAGGTACAGTGTCAGCAGGGGTGATAAGTGAGTCAGGAAAAGTGAGGAAAGAGATATCCTGCACTGAAAAAGTCGAGGAAGATGGACGTGGGTAGAAGGGACGAGACTCTTCAAAAGTCACATCTCGAGAGATACGCACCCGACGACCAATAGGATCCCAACAACGATAGCCCTTatgctcatcactgtagcctAAGAAGACACACTCAACAGACTGAGCGGTCAGTTTGGTGCGTTCGCGAGGGGCAAGAAGAACATAGCAAACACAACCAAACGAGCGAAGCATCGAATAATCGGGAGAACGATCAAAAAGTCGCTCAAAAGGAACACCACCCTGTAGAGCAGCGGAAGGCTGTATATTGAGAAGATAGGTGGATGTGGAGACGGCCTCAGCCCAAAAATGAGGCGGGAGAGAGGCAGCAATCATCAATGCACGAGCCGTCTCAAGAAGATGTCGATGCTTTCGCTCAGCCACaccattctgagcatgagcaccaggacaaGAGAATTGAGAGAGAGTCCCGTGCTCAGCAAGAACACCACGCAACACCTTAGAGATATACTCGCCAGCAGAGTCAGCACGAAAAACACGAATGGGTGAAGAGGACTGAGTAtgaaccatggcagcaaaacGCTTATAAATAGACAACACCTCAGAACGAGAAGTCATGAAATAAAGCCATGTATAACGAGAGAAATCATCTATGAAAATAATATAGTATTTATGACCACCTTTCGAAGCGAAAGGGGCcggaccccatacatcagaatGGACTAAATCGAAAGGACGCTTAGACACGGACTCACTATGTGAATATGGTAACTGAATCTGCTTGCCAAGACGACAACCCTGACACTCTAAAGAGACACCTCCTGAGACAGACCCCAGAAGGCCTCGACGAACTAAAGAAGACAACCGAGAACCACACAGATGACCAAGtcgatgatgccactgctggaaGGAACCAGTGACGGAGGCAACAGAAGCGGGAGAACTGGCGATGGTGGTGGCAGCAGAAGGAACATGAAGCCAGTCCAACTCCCAAAGACCCTGAGAATCACGGCGGCGAGGGCCAGCCCCAACCAGAGTGTGCGTGTGACGGTCCTGGACAGAACAAGAGTCAACGTCAAGGATGACGCGACAACCAGAATCCGTAAGTTGACCAGCAGAAAACAAATTCATGGTAAGTCGAGGAACATGAGCAACATCAGGAACAGAATAAGGAGTAGTAAGATTGCCTCTACTAGCAACAGAAAGGGGAGTACCATCAGCAGTGAGGACATGAATAGGAGAATCTAGTGATCGAAGAGAGGACAAAGTGGAAGAATGAGAAGACATATGAAAAGAAGCTCCAGAGTCCAGAACCCATGGGGATGTACCTGACTTGTGTAGAGGGTGATTGCTCAGTGCGGGAAGCATGAGTCACAGAACCGGCAGCACCCGTCGAGGAAGAACCTGAAGCCGCGAGAAGACGCTTAAGTCTCAGAATATCCTGCTCAGTCAAAGCAATGGCTGAAGCTGTCGAGGTAGACGACGAAGTCCCTGAAGATGATGATCGAGCCTTGCGCAGGTGTTTTTTCTTCGTGTAGCACTGAGACTCAAGATGACCATCATTGTTGCAATAGGCGCAGTGCGGACGGGGGCGACCTGAGCCTCCAGAAGGAGTGGGCAAGAGCGGCGGAGCACTCGAGCGAGAAGTGGTCGATGGAGCAGGTGGCGTAGGAGCACGAGTAGCAAGCACAGAGGGAACCTCCAGCAAACCAGCACCACGTAAGCGAGTCTCCTCTGCACGAATCTCAGAAAGCGCCTCATGAGAGAAATACGGCCACGAGCAAACAACTGAGCACGCCGGGGCTCAAACTCCTTACGGAGCCGAGACAAGAACTCATAGACGCGATGAAACTCCAAATTGGCCTGGACAGCCTGGCAACAGGGGCAGGTACGACACCCAGCACTACGGAGAGAATCAAGCTGACGCCAGATAGCAGAACTCTGTGCATAGAAGTCATCAACAGTAGAGTCACCCTGCTGAAGAGCATGCTCCTGACGGATCACAGAGAGGTATAAGGCATCACCAGAGGGCTGATAGCGCTCACGAAGACGGGTCCACATCTCAAAGACAGTAGAAAGACCCAGAAATTCAGAAGCAAACTGAGGCAGAACACTAGCAGTGAGAACAGCTGCAGCACGAGCATCATCATCAAGCCACTGGGTGTAAGCAGACAGAGCACCATGATACAACTGAAGAGCCTCCTCATAAGCCAAAACCTTCTCATCATAAGCACGATCAGCAGCCTCATCAGCAACCTTAGCCGCATCCTTGGCGGCCTGATTAGCATCTGTGGGAAGAACCGATGGAGTTGGCGGAGTAGGGGCCACCGGAGGAACTGGACGTGGCGGACAGCAGACCTCGCCAGAAAGAACACCCCAAAGACGAATGCCACGCATGTGAATGCGCATGAAGCCAGTGAACTCGGTGTAGTTAGTACCATCAAAAATCACCGGACAGCGAGGGACAGCAACAAAACCCGATGCAGCAGACATTTTTTTTTTAAGATCCGACGAGAACAATCAGATCGGGATCAAGAGCGATCAAGAACGCCGGCGAGACACCTGAGACGAACTCCTGGGCGCCTGCGGGACGGGCGGTTGGGACAAGCTCCCTGGGCGCCCGCGGGATGAGTGCCTAGGCGGCAGAGCTGGGCTTCGTCCTCCTTGCTCCCCTGCTCGATACAGGAGCAGGCGCCTACGAGACCTGGGGCGCTGGAGAAGGGCGCTGGCTGCGGAGAAGTTCCAGGCCGGCGGCTTGGTCGCGGGGTAGGAGGAGATCGGGTGTGGAGGACTCCCGATCGGGACGGGCCGGCGGCTGAGACGAGCGCCTGCGGGATGAGCGGCTTGGACGACTCCCGATCGGGACGGGCCGGCAGAGCGCCTGCTAGCGGCCGGCTGGAGAGGAGAGCGGGGGCTCCTGCAGACGAACCCCCTGCTTCGGTCGAGAGATAGAGAGGAGATCGAGCGAATTGCTTCGATCGAACAGACAGATCAAACGCACGAGTTGCAGCGTGCAAAAAATTGACCTagctctaataccatgttaggaatatgcaacttgtattcccatgaggccataggccgatatatatatacatgtacaggtgtggaacatatgcaggaaacccctCATACAACGGGATAAATACAAAGGGGTACATGACTTATATTATAACTCTAACAGGCTACACCACCCTACGCTCTCGGCTAACTCGACAACGACACAAAGGGCTATCACCTCGCCTAAGCAACTCGTCGGCTTCCTCTACAGTCCACGCGCCCGCGAGCGACATCGTCCACGACGCTCCCGCTGCGACCGCGGGAGGATGTCAGCCTGTCGGATGCTATTCCCTCGGGTCAGACCGTGCGCGACGCTCCTGTTGTTCGCAACGCTACCGCTACgaccgcggggggggggggggggtgttagCGATATATTTTGGTATTTAGGGATTGTCCGGGATTAGATAGGAATTGTTTCTCTAGGAGGTGTCTTGCCCTCCAAGTCTTGTACTCAATATATACTCGCCCTCGAGGCTCAATAATACATCCAACGCATTATGCCAATCTATCTCTATTCCTTCCTAACACTAAAACCTTAAACAAAACTAGCTTTTGTCAAAACATAGGATCCAAGGAATCCCTCGGTTAATGTTAAAAGCTCAAGCGAAATGTCCCATCTTTTCTTGTCAGCAGAAAATAGGTAAGCAATAAAATTCAAAATTGATCATGGTCAGTAGCACAAAAACTCGTCAGTAACATGAGGTCATTGACAATGTTCCTAGTGTCAAACTATTAGAATCTGATGAATTAGCACTATAGTATATTTTTGTGTTGCGCGCTAGGAGTCTAGGACATCGGTACCTCAATTGGTCAATCTGATCATGTTGCCACAATACTTCATCAGTAAGTTATATTGTCCTAACCCCAGACAAAGGCTATATTTAAAAGCCCCCAGATGGATGGATGCCACATGGCCACAGAAGGCTCAATGTGAAAATTCTCGAACTAAATATAGACCACAACATATATATATTTATCTACTAAAATATTTGCTTTTGAAAATCAATTTGGTTTATCAGCCAAGTAAAGGGCTCCTGCCCAGCTATTCTCACACTCATGACGCCCTTGAAGTGAATGAGGTATCCAAAAGGCTAAATCAAAAGAAGCATAAAAAAGAGGCTCTAATTTAGGATAGTACTAATCAGTTTTGGAATAGCGACCATCCCTCTATCTCTTTAAGGAAGCTAAGGGCATATCATGCATATCAATGAAGTTGATGGAACTGATTCACGATCAGCCTCCTTTAGACCCGGTAGCAACAGCCCGTAAGCAAAACAAGATTAGCTCTCATACGCCTGCTAAGCAAGTTCCCTCCCTTTTCATTCTTAACAGATAGCCCTCTCATTACTTGGTAATGGAATGCTTCCGGTGCCTAAGCTTGAGTGAGTGCATCGGAACCGTGTCAATTTATTTCTTACAAAAAGGAAAACTAAATAAATATGCAAATCCTCTACATATATCCACCCCGAAGTGGTCTAGCCCATGCATTTTGATCATGAGACACCGTGAGGCCTGACATACTGTAACACTTTGGTACCCATCTcacaaaagaaagaaaaaagaaagctTAATAGGGTTATAGTTATACAGATTGTTCCTAGAATAAACCATGGTCTCTACATAGGGTCATCATAAGTTGACATGTAGTTGACAGGAAATGTAATGGCTTTATTGGTCATTTGCACTGTTACACCCGATGGGCCCGTTACATATTTTTAAGAGGCCAAGTATCTAGCATCAGAATGTTACTTTGATACCTTCCAAGGAACATAGTACAATCATATAGTGTTTTAACAAGCATTACTGGGTATGGAAGACTCGTAGTTGTATAGATGCATGTCTTGATGAGTGTTATTGGGTATGAGAAACATGCATATGTGTGTCTTGATGAGCATCATTGGGTAGGAGAGACCGATAGGTGTATGTATTGACAAACACTATTGGGAACGCTGATTGGGTACGAATGTATGGTATAGTTGCATAGGTCTATGACCATCAATCTGTAGATTGTATTTATTCCTGGGACTCGTTGTTATGAAGTAATAGCTCCAACATGTTTATGCTATCACAGATTACTAGAAACATATAAAGATAAGATACACTTTCAGCAATATGCAACAACAATGTTGCTTATCTCCCATTTGTGATGAAACACAAAAACATAAATgctttcttctttttcttctatTAACATTGCAAAGTGCAAACATGTATACTGGGATACACGATGCTCTAAGTTGCAGTTCACACTAAGCTGCTGAGATGACAGAAATTGGCAGGACAAAGGCATATCCTAGCTCCCCGCAAAAAAAGGCATATCCTGCCTCCGTCCCTAAATAGATGGCACATAAATTCAATTAAGAAGTCAACTATTTCTAAGTTTGACCAAATACATAGAAGAAACTATTAAGAACTGAATAAACAGATTATGGGAAATATATCTAATGGTGTTGATACTGATTTGGGATTTTTTTATCTTCATATTTTTTGTATATATGCTTGGTCAAACTTAGAAAGCAGTATTTTTTGACTCGGTTTATACTCCATCTATTTGGGGACAAGGTAGTAGTTCAGAAAAAAAAGGAGGAAGATACAGCAACATAATTGGTGACAACTACTGCAAATTTCTCACACTACAAAAAGAATTACATAAACCTTACCTTTATAGATAAAAGATGGCGAAGTTTGTTCAGCACCTTAATGCGGTGAATCGCGTAGGAACTATTGGCTGGCAGGTTGTTAACCCTGGCCATCTCGGCTTGAATAGCAGCTTCCCTATCCCCTTGTCCCGAATCTCCTGCTTGCTagtaaaaaaaagaaaaatagattTTTAATCATTGCAATTATCTGGAAAATTAGAAGAAGAAAATATGTGGCTAGTTCTCATCTATATAAAAATTAACTAAGTCTCATCTAACTAACATCACTATAAAAAAATAATCAAacataaaaataaaagaaaaaaatgctCGAATCTCCGCGTAAAATAAATACGGAAATCTAGATGAGACTGTTAATTCTCATCTAGATGAGAGAGCCTTAGCAAATCTGAAAAAAAAACGGAAATTCAAGTTCGACAAGAACTTCTTCTTTGGGGATCTCTGTCGCCCCAAGAAACCAATTCAACAACGCAGGCAGCTGTTTGCAAAGAGATGGGTCAAGAGAATATAAAGAGCATACCAAGGTAGAAGAAGAAGTGGTGCTGAGGGTGGTGGTGGTGCGGGAGAAGGGCGTCGCGCTACCTCCTCCGTTCATGATTCGATGCTTGAGATCTCGTGCTGCTGGATACAGTAAGAGGGAGAAGACCGGAAGAAGAAAGAGGATGCTTCAGAGTCCAGACCGCTGCCTCTGGAAAGTGCACGGCGCAGGCGGAGAGAGAGAGGACGAGGACGGGCAGGGCCGCAGGGAGGACGAGGATGGGCTCCTCTTCTCTTGTTTGGCCCAATAGCATAGACCGCTAAATCACTAGAAGTAACTGTTGCTCAAAATTGGCTCAAACAAAAAACTGCTGCCTAGGAAAAAACTATAAGCAACTATATTGTCTCAAAAAAAATAGAAGCAACTCTAATTAAGAAGTACTCTTTGTAGTTACTAAAAAGAAAGTACTTTTTGTAAAGATCACTCCTACCTCTCCAGATTATGACAAGTGGCGCACTGTACACCACTTGTCACAACTTAagagtttttcttttttttaattcATTTATCCAAAATGTTTTATTTTtaaaaccgtgcgtccaaatcatGAACCATTTTCACTGTTGAAATCCACGCGTTGAGATTTTCGGAACTAGATTCTATGTTGATAGatttcgatgaacttttttcatgaaaaaatgaACGAAAAAAACCAAACTGAAAGCACATTTTTCCCTTTTCCAAAGAGGCGCAATTGTGTCTCTTGGAAGAAAATTTGTGCCTCCGGAGAAGTAAATCTATGCCTCTTGAGAAAGGAAAAAAACCCGGTATTTTTTCCTTTTCAGAGAGGCACTATTGTGTCTCTCGCAGAAGCAAATTTGTGCCACCATGAGAAGTAAATTTATGCCTCTCGTAGAAGgaaatatatatatttttttttcAAGAGGCATGGCTATGCCTCTCACAGAAGTAAATGCATGTCTCCATGAGAAGTAAATATATGCCTCTCGCGAAAGGAAACAcgtgttttttttccttttatcGAGAGGCACGACTGTGCCCTCGCGGAAGCAAATCCTTACCTCCATGAGAAGTAAATTTGTCCCTCTCACGGAAGgaaaaaaatgcatttttttcCTTTTCGGACAGGCTCGCGAAAGCAAATTCGTGCCTCCACGAGAAGTAAATCTGTGTCTCTCACGGAAGAAAAAAACACGTTTTTCCATGTAGATTTTTTCCCAAAACATAAGAAAACATGGGTAAAACCGGAAAGCCAAAAAACACTGAAAAATCATCTAAAAGCAGAAAACGCgtacaaaacaaaataaaataaaatctgGAGGGGGCGCCTAGAGCGCGACAGATGGCGGCGGCTGAGAGCGCGTCACGTGGCGCGCTCTTAGCCCACCAAAAGTGCCCGTTGCGGGGCTCGCAAAAGAGTACTTGCTGATTAGTTGGTCTCCCCGAAAGCTGGCTCGAGGAAACACCAAGCTTTCTAGTGACCAGCTTATTGGGTGATTGTCCTAGGGATGCTTTCTCTTAAATAAAGCTCTATGAATTGTCCCAAAAAACTCTATATACCTATAAAAAAGCTCTATAATTTCCCGTGCCCTAAAAAATCTATAATTTCCCCTAAAAAAGGAACTTCATAATTTTTTAAAAATAACTCTAAAATTCTAAAAAAAACTAGGAGGAACATATTCTAAAAAAGCAACTCTATTTTTTTAAACTCTATAGTTCTAAAATAACTCTATAAAGTCTGAAATAGGGAGAAACCACTAGCAACAAGTTCCTAGACTGTGTGGACACAGGTGTGGATGAGCGAGACGGTGGCAAGGGTCGCCGTCCTCCTCGGCCTTGCGGAGGTCGAAGAAGAGGAAGGGAGAGACTTGGTCGATGAAGCTCCCTAGCTCTCGGCCATGGTGACGATGTGGGCTTGGAGCGACCTtacatggcggcggcgagggttgGAGAGGGAGGAAATGGGTCGAGGAGGGAACCCTAGGGTCGGGGCACATTTTATAGTAGGTAGAGGCTTCTCTGGCCATCAAATCAATGAGATGGCCAACGTGGCTTGCTGGATGAGCTGGCGTACAGGGGGAAGACAATGAACAAAGGTGTCAATGTAGTTGGGCTGGAAGTTGTTTTGGGCGTCGTTGGTTCTCTCTATCTGTCTGTATGTCTATCTATCTGAAGTTCTTTCTTCTTTTCCATCAAATAAACTAGCAAACATGTCCGTGAGTTGCAGCGGGAATTTTAAAGAAACATATGTAACACCCCCATAGTTAAGCTACAGGGACCCCATGCTAATGATGGCATGTCATCAGGTTTTGCAAGCTTAATTGCCCCTTGATAAAAaccaaattcaaatccaaattACAAGTCAAATTGTTATTTCTTCAAATAGTAAAAAAAAGATTATTGGGTTGCAAATATTCACTAAGTAATTGTCATGAATTAACCAACATCAAATGGGTTATAAAAATGCCCTTAACATCTATTAGACACAACCAACATCATTAAATTGAGCCATTTCAATTTCAATAAATACTTAAACATTTCAAAGTAAATTGAAACTGTCTGTGCTAACTCAAAATGTCGCCTAATAATTATGTGCTAAATATTAAGTTCAACTAAATTCATTGGTATTAAATAAAAATACAAAATAGTGAAGAAAATATAAAACAGGAAAAGAAAAGAATAAAGAAAACCTCCCACTGTTGGACTGGGCCGCAAGTGCACGGTGCAGGCCAACACAATTCCCCTCCCTTCTCCTTCATGCTCATCCATGGCGCGTTGTACACACACCCATCCACGCCCTGGATCTCCAAGCGTCGGCCATCCCGTGGCCCCCTGGTGGATAAGGAGTCCACCCCCGATCCCCCTGCAAACCCTAGCCCTCAGTTTTCCCCTCTGTCTCGCTCGCCCCTTCGTCTACATTGAGCCCTGACGCCATGGTCGAGCTCATTGCCATGGCCACCGTCGTCCCCGCGCCATGAGAAggtgttgatacgtctccaacgtatctataattttttattgttccatgctattgtattatctgttttggatgttttatatacattaatatgctattttatatggttttggggactagatcccagtgccagttcctgttttttccttgttttagagtttcacagaaaaggaataccaaacggagtccaaacggaatgaaacttttgcgatgatttttcttggaccagaagacatccagaggacttggagtacaCGTCAGGGAAGCCACAAGGCACCCAcgatggagggcgcgcctagggggtagggcgcgcccccacccttgtgggctcctcgtggctccaccgacctatttcttccacctatatattctcaaataccccaaaaccttccaggggagccacgaaaccacttttccactgccgcaaccttctgtacccatgagatcccatctaggggccttttgcggcgtcctgccggagggggattcgatcacggagggcttctacgtcaacaccattgcctctctgatgaagcgtgagtagtttaccatagacctacgggtccatagctagtgttggggaacgcaatatttcaaaaaagtcctacgatcacgcaagatctatctaggagatgcatatcaacgagaggggagagtgtgtctacatacactcgtagaccgaaagcggaagcattaagtaacgcggttgatgtagtcgaacgtcttcgcaatccaaccgatcaagtaccgaacgcatggcacccccgcgatctgcacacatccagctcagtgacgtccctcgtactcttgatccagctgaggccgagggtgagttccgtcagcacgatggcgtgttggtggtgatgatgaagttaccgacgcaaggtttcgcctaagcactacgacaatatgaccgaggtggaaaactatggagggggcaccgcacacggctaaagatcaacttaggtgtctatggggtgccccctcccccgtatataaaggagggggccggccagccacaaggggcgcgcccaagggggggaatcctactcctagtaggagtaggttccccctttcctagtccaactaggagaagaaggaaggagagggagagggagaaggaaagaggggccacaccccctccccttgtcctattaggactccccttgggggggcgcgccacctcctggctgcggtcctctctctcccctaaggcccactaaggcccataacttcccgggggggttccggtaaccctccggcattCCGGTTTTATTCAAAACTAtccagaacacttccgatgtccgaataacatggtccaatatatcaatctttatgtctcggccatttcgagactcctcgtcatgtctgtgatcgcatccgggactcggaacaaccttcgatacatcaaatcacataacccacaatacatatcgtcatcgaacgttaagcgtgcggaccctactggttcgagaactatgtagacatacCGAGActtgtcgggggttgggtgcgacatatgtcaaaggatggcttatcatggtgggggcgagtagaacgtcgccggtgcctggaaacgggataaggcgaaggcatgcacgccggcgaatcttacccagctccggggctctccgtggagataatacccctactgctgctctgcggggtctccgcatgatcactatggtaaagtgtttacacggttgctccttgagatgtttcctagaggtaggagaaggcaaggctagctctctccttcctatatgatttggtctagtgctaatggattccaaccctttgcatgggcgccctggggggtttatataggcctaccccccaggggtacaatggtaatccggctggacgcggcCCAGCCGCCAGTCTCTCTGGCTgccgtcttatccgccgactcctggggcccgccgactggctccgtacggagccgacaggccgcgtccgccgcgggcgggtcttgccggctatAGATTACTGTACccgtgcctctaatgacgcgggcttggtcatggggtcgtggcgacaactccgccgtctggcgggcgatcactgtggccactccctgTCGCGTCTGGTTAATGGTgcgtggggcccgtgggaggggccggccgactcctgggggccgactggtggcgctctcgCCGTCTTCCATACGCCCGCCGACTAGTGGGACCCGTCGTCCCTGGGTCGTACCGgcaggccgtcgtgggcacaggactccgCCCTCTGGGGCTGACGttagggccggcatggcaacagtgtcgcgccgCGCGGAGATCTCTACGGGTACAacgtactgtagccacgcccgcccttggaaaaggggtgggagtggaccttactgtggccactcctcgtcccgtccctctttatgagggcatgggggttgttggtgtcgcgggccgactccccaaggccggcttggaagtcgccagtcaggagtcggcttatcccgaagtcgtccctgggactcggccgcgagtgggctgtcggccgcctcgccgccgactctcagaaggcggctcttcgtcctggggtctcgAGGGGCGTAGcttgccccgatgtcttgaaaggttctgggccggggttagcctacccgtggcccattactccaacagtagtccccgaagctggtgaggcaccGAGGGCGACATGTCGAGGAGCCTCAACAGTTTCTTCTTTCCAGCGGTGGGGTCTGGGCCTCGCTAGCCGTCTTCTGTCAAGCCGACTAGTTGGAGTCGGACTTGCTTAAGGCCGACTTGCCCCTAAAAAAGTTTGAACGTCGCGGCGGAGTCCAGGCGGCGTGCCTGATAAGCTTCCGGGTTGTCGCCCGTGGTGGACCCGTCGCGAGGCGCCACGTGGCTGAGCTAATCTGCTCacccacgcgcgcgacgggacaggcctacaggcggggcccgccactaccgcgcctcggcatGCGAACGGATCCGTTGTGGCCGTGCGGAAGGTTGGGGTTCCCGCACGGTTATTGCACGTGGTAACTTCGTGTGGTAaatcgtgggggtcgtggggtcctgggcgcagttaatcccacgaccgccccctcggcttctcagcccacgagcctacaagtaggcggggggaggggggcggcgaAGCACACGCGCCCATCCTGCCTACTCCCTTTCGCCCCTTctcgcttcttcttcctctcgccgcTGCTGCTCTGAACCACGCCGCGCCCGCagcgatgagctcttcctccgccgccgcgcctcctgaTGTACGCTCCGGAGTGTGGGACGGCTCCAAGGTTGAT encodes:
- the LOC125552133 gene encoding uncharacterized protein LOC125552133 encodes the protein MNGGGSATPFSRTTTTLSTTSSSTLQAGDSGQGDREAAIQAEMARVNNLPANSSYAIHRIKVLNKLRHLLSIKRTTSQDEELELLFSSLSI